Below is a window of Lentimicrobiaceae bacterium DNA.
AAACATGTTTGCCAACAGGTCTTTTGTAGCTAAATATGTTAATAACGGATTGAGAGATATTGGCTTTGCGGCTTCATATAAGTTTGATTGTAAAATACCAATAGAATTGTGGGGCAGCATTATGAACGGCACAGGTGGCAACAATCCGGAGTGGATAGTTAAACCAAATTACTCTACACGATTACTTGTTACGCCATTAAAAAATTTGAGGGTCGTGGCTAATTTATACAAAGGGAATACAATTCTTGAGCAAGATTTGTTTATGATTGGTGGCGAGTTACGCTACAAATCGCAGAGGCTTTTAGTTGAGATGGAATATTTGGAAAGAAGTTACAACGATACTACAGCAACTAAAATACATCAGGATGCGTTTTATATTCATTCCTTGTATCACTTTCCTATAAATACAAAGATTTTCAAATATATAAATCCGCTTATTAGGTACGACTATATGGGCTCAAAGCTGTATAAAACGATAAATGCCGAAAGAATAACCGCAGGTGTTAATCTCGGACTTTTCCCAAAACAATTTTTAGGTGAAATTAGGCTCAACTACGAAAAATACTTAAACGGGTACCTGCCTATACATTTCGACAAGTTCACCGTTGAGTTTGTTTTAAGTTTTTAAGATTTTTCACAGCAACTGTACAACTGTTCTTTTTCTTCAATATAGCCGATAGAATTATGTGCGGCGTCTTGTTCGGCTAATTTAATAGAGCTACCTCTTCCGTGACCAACGGTGTTGCCGTCAATCACAACATCAACTTCAAACCCGATACTGGCATCAGTTTGACATAATACGAAATCTATATCAAGGTTATATTTTTGAGCAAAATTTATAACTTGCTTTTTATAGTTGGTATCTGTTTGCTCAACGTCTTCAATATCAATATAATTGGGAATGATTTTTTTTACAACAATATTGTACGTAAAATTATAGCCTTTGTCAATATACATAGCACCTATAAGAGCTTCTAAAGCATTGCCTTTTATGGAGCAGTTGTTGGGTATGGGTCTAACCGTGTCTATTGCAATTGTAATACCCAAATCGTCTGAAAGTTCGTTCAGTCTGTTTCTGCACACCAACCTCGACCTCATTTCCGTCAAAAAACCTTCGTCTTTTAGCGGGTATCTCTTAAATAGGTAATCGGCAATAATCAAATTAATAACCGAATCGCCCAAAAATTCTAAGCGTTCGTTGGTAACTTTATGATTTTTATGCTCGTCTATCGATTTTGACTTATGCCTAAGTGCAATATCGTACAGCTTAATATTTTTGGGGTAAAAGCCAAAAATGCTCCTAACAAATAGAAAAATTCTTCTGTTATGAGCATTGTACTTGATTAAGCGTAATTTATGTAGAAACAATTATTTTACAAATTTTTTAAAAATAATTGAGGCATTATGACCGCCAAAGCCGAAAGTATTGCTTAAAACAACGTTGAGGTCTTTTTTAAGAGCTTTGTTGTAAACAATATTAACGTCTTGGTTTATTTCGGGGTCATCGGTAAAGTGGTTGATTGTAGGAGGAACTATACCGTTTTGCATAGCCATAATAGATGCAATAGCTTCAATAGCACCGGCAGCGCCAAGTAGGTGTCCGGTCATCGACTTTGTGGAGTTAACGGCTAACTTGGAACTATGTTCACCAAAAACACTTAAAATAGCTGTAATCTCAGCTATATCGCCAAGTGGTGTAGATGTTCCGTGAGTGTTAATGTGGTCGACATCTGTAGTGCTAAGGTTTGCATCTTCAAGAGCAAGTTTCATACCTTTAATAGCTCCGTGTCCTTCGGGGTGAGGTGCAGTAATATGATGGGCGTCGCCCGTCATACCTGCTCCTGCTACTTCGCAATAAATTTTGGCTCCACGAGCTAATGCATGTTCGAGTTCTTCAAAAATTAATGCACCGGCGCCTTCTCCTAACACAAAACCGTCGCGGTCTTTATCAAACGGACGAGATGCTGTTTTCGGATCATCATTGCGAGTAGAGATTGCATGCATTGCATTAAAACCTCCAACACCTGGAATGTTGATTGCAGCTTCGGAACCTCCCGTTACAAAGGCATTAGCTTTACCTAATCTGATGTAATTAAAAGCGTCAATCATGGCGTGTGCCGATGATGCACAAGCTGATACGATTGCGTAGTTAGGTCCTCTAAAACCATACTTGATAGATATTTGACCGGCTGCAATATCTGCAATCATTTTCGGTACCATCAGAGGGTTAAATCTTGGTGTGCCGTCTCCTTGGAGAAATTCTTCAACTTCGTTGTACATGGTATTCATACCACCTATTCCGGATGCCCAAATAACTCCAACACGGTCGCAATCGACGTTGTCGTTTAACAAATTCGACATATCAACAGCTTCTTGCGATGCTACCATGCCGTAAATTGTATATAAGTCGAGCTTGCGAGCCTCTTTTCTATCAAGATATTGCAAAGGATCAAAATCTTTCACCTCGCAACCAAATTGAGTTTTAAATTTACTTGCATCAAAATGAGTTATAGGTCCGGCACCGCTAACACCATTAACCAACGACTCCCAATACGATTGTACAGTATTGCCTATTGGCGTTACCGATCCCAGACCCGTAACAACTACTCGTTTTAAATTCATAAAATTTAATGAATTATTTTAGACTTTTTTCTAAATAATTGATTGCGTCTCCCACAGTAACTATTTTTTCTGCTTCTTCGTCAGGAATTGCAATGTTGAATTCTTTTTCAAATTCCATGATAAGTTCAACTGTGTCAAGTGAATCTGCACCTAGATCGGTTGCAAAGTTAGCTGTTGGAACAACTTCACTTTCTTCTACGCCTAATTTTTCTACAATAATAGCTTTAATTCTGTTTGCTACGTCTGTCATTGTGATTAAAATTTAAATGTTTATAATCGGCAAAAATACAATTTTTTTAATAATTACCTAATTTTGTCATAACAAAATATATTTTGTGCCTATTTATTAGGTTATCAGTACTGAAAATGTGGCTTTTAGCCCCGAAGTTTCGGGGCTGGTGATGAGTGGTGGGTGATGGGTGGTGAGTGTTTCGACATTTTTGGCACTTCGATACGCCTTCGGCACTCAGTGACCGAAAATGCCTAACTCGAACATAACCCGCACCCCGCAACCCGCACCCCGTACCGCCAATAGCCAACAGCCAATTTGCTGGCGCGCTTTTGTAAAGCGTGTCAGCAAACTCCTAACTCGTAACTCTCCCGCACCCTGCGCCGCCAATAGCCAATAGCTAACAGCCAACAGCTAATGACCAACAGCAAATATATGTTTACGTGTTGATACAATGTTATTACGGATATTTTGTAATTTAGTGGCGTCAATTTGTTAAATAAATGAAAACAAAATTTAAGAAAATTATTTCCGGCATTACGTATTCGGGTGTTAAAAAGGTATTGTTATTTGTTGTAGCTATTGTTTTGGTTATGATAATGTTACCTAAACAACAAAAATTTAAGTACGATTATTTTTTGGGAAAACCATGGAAATACGACGACTTCTATGCTATAGACGATATTGCTATTCTTAAACCCGAAGACGAATTGGAAAAAGAAAGACAGAAAGTATCGGAAGAAAGTTTACCTTATTATACTCGAAATACCTACATTCAGGATAGTGTTAAAATAGAATTGAAAAACTATTTGTACAGCATCGATACTTCTCCGGAATTAAGCCATAAGAGGTCGGCTTTTTTTTCTAAAAATAAAGAAAAAATTTTGTCGTTAGGTAGCAGATTATTAGATTCGGTTTACAACAAGGGTATAATTTTATTGAACGAAAATGCTAGCGAAAAGCTAAGTGCCGAAAATGCCGATAATATTATGCTTATGATAGGCAATAACAAGGTTCAGGTACATAATAAAAACGACTTCCATAATATTGCATCGGCGAATAATTATTTTATTAACAATCTGAAAAATCAGCCCGAGGAGGTATCAAAACGGCTTTTGCCTGTTCTTCAAAGATTATTGACGTACAATATTAATTTTAGTCAAAGTTACACGCAACTGCATTACGATCAAAGCATCAGCAGAATTTCATTAACTCGCGGTGTTATACAAAAAGGCGAAAGAGTTGTTGCTCGTGGCGAAATCGTCAATCAAACTAAGTTTTTGGCTCTTGAAACCATCAGACAGAACTACGAATCGCAGCAGATTGACAAAAAACATTACACCAACACTCTAATAGGGCAGTTGATATTGGTTTGCATAGCTTTTGCCACAATAGCCTTGTATCTGTTTACATTTAACAATAAATTGTTCAATTCCGATAAATCTATAGGCTTGCTTTTGTTTTTAATTCTGCTTGTAGTCGGAATGGTGATATTATCGTTGAAGTTGGCTCCTGAGTTCTTGCTAATTGTCCCAATACCGGTTGTTCCTTTGATGATACGTCTGTTTTTTGATTCAAAAACGGCAATATTCGTACATGTTCTTGTTATGGTAATTTTATCATTTATAGTTCCCAATAATATCGTGTTTTTATTTACCGAGCTTGTTGTTGGTGTTGTAGCCATTATTAGCATTGTAAGTTTAGAAAGAAGGTCGCAGTTGTTTACTACATCATTAATAATTTTTATTAGCTATTCGCTGATATACACAGGCTTTTACTTGATACAAGAAGGAACTTTGCAGGGTATTAATTTCGTTTCGTATATAATTTTGTTTGTTAGTTCGTTGCTGACTATGTTGGTTTATCCGCTGTTATTTTTGTTTGAAAAGTTGTTCAGAATAACAACTAACATAACTTATTTTGAGCTTACCGACACAAACCATCCGTTGCTAAGAGAGTTGTCGCTAAAGGCTCCCGGCACTTTTCAGCATTCGCTTATGGTTTCCAATATGGTTGAAGAAGCATGTATAGCAATTGGAGCAAATTCTTTGTTGGGCAGAGTTGGAGCTTTGTACCACGATATAGGAAAAATCGACAACCCACAGTTTTTTATAGAAAACCAAACTAGCGGTTACAATCCACACGATGATATTGAATACACCGAAAGTGCAAAAATAATTGTAGGGCACGTTATTAAGGGTATTGAAAAAGCCAGAGCTCAAAGGATCCCTAACGAAGTCATTGATTTTATCAGAACGCATCACGGAACTAGATGTGCTCAGTATTTTTACAATAAATACAAAATTGCCAATCCCGATAAAGAGCCCGACGAAAAAATATTCAGGTATCACGGTCCTATTCCACAAACTAAAGAGACTTCTATTTTGATGATAGTTGACCCGGTTGAGGCTGCTTCAAGGACTCTGAAAACGCCTACTGAACAGAATATTGTAGAACTTATTGAAAACGTAGTTAAAACAATTATTGATGCCAAGCAGTTCGACAACTCGGAGCTTACTTTGCAAGAAATTGATATGGTAAAAAAAGTACTTAAAAGCAGATTGATGAGTATTTATCACGTCAGAATTGAATATCCGGTGGTTAAATAAATTATTCTTGCAACATTTTGGGCATTGTTACGTTATTATTTTCAAAAAACAGATTAAGCACTTTAAAGTCGAACGATTTTTGCTGATGGAATTTATAAGAAAAAAAATCTCGTTTGTGTTGGTGGCAATTGCGTTGCTGATGAGTTCTTATTTGTTCGGTCAGAGCAAAAACAAGTGGATGGAAAATGTTTTGGTCGAAACTCGACTTAACTATGGCTTTTTGATAAATCACCATTTGGAAATGGAAATTTATAACAGCCATTTTCCTATGTTTGAAGTAAATATAGGGAAAGAAACTTTTGGCAAAAAACGTTGGCATTCTTATTATTTGTATCCGTTTTTAGGACTTAGTTATCAGTATTCGCATTTGGGCAATTCTAATATTTTAGGGAGCTCTCATGCAGTTTTTCCATATATCAATTATCCTTTGTTTCGCAACGGTCGCGAGTCATTAAATTTTCGTGTAGGATTAGGATTGGCGTATCTTACCAAGTGCTACGACCGTATTGATAATTACAAGTACATTGCAATTGGCTCGCATATAAATGCGGCAGCCAATTTTATTTTGGAGTATCGCTACGAAGTTTCAACGCGGTTACAAACTTCAATAGGACTATCGCTAACTCACTTTTCAAACGGTTCTACCAAAAATCCCAACTACGGAATAAATATTCCCACAATCGATGCTTCGTTGGCATACCGACTCAAGCGAAAAGAAAATTACAGAGAGTATAAGATACTGCCCGACTTGTACATTTTTGAGTTTCCAAAACCTAAATCCTTTGATTTTAATGCAAACTTCAACGTTGCCTTTAAGGACATGGAAAACATCAACAACCGAAAATTTATGATTTACAATTTTGCTTTTACCACAATGAAACGAATTTCGTACAAGAGTAGTTTTGGTGTGGCTCTTGATGTAACATCTCACGGAGCCGATTACTACATGGCAGATTACGATAGCATTGAATACAAACGTGAGAGTCAGCTTCTTAGGCTTGGTGGAAGTGCGATGTACAAACTAAGCATGTCGAAATTGCATTACTACGGCGGATTTGGATTTTATTTTAGTGGAAAAGTCGTTCTTTGGGAATCGTATTTTAAAATTGGTTTACAGTACGATATAAATGATTTTTTGTTTGCCGATTTAACGCTTAGAACCAATTTTGGCAAAGCCGATTTTGTAGGTTTAGGCTTGGGTTATAAGTTTACTTACTATGGAGATGGAAGGAAGCATAGAGGTGGTGGGTGAATGGTGAATGGTGAATGGTGATGGGTGATGGGTGATGGGTGATGAGTGATTCGACATTTTCGGTCATTGAGTGCCGATATTGAGCGAAGCGAGATATCGGTGTATCGAAATGCCGAAAATGGTGGTTGGAAGTTCTGAGTTCTGAGTTCTGAGTCAGGAGTTTAAATACTCGTAACTCGTAACTCCAAACTTAGAACTAACACGCAACTCGCACCACGTAACACGCAACCCGCAACACGAATCCGCCAACAGCTAATAGCCAATAGCTAACTTTATCGGACAACAATAATTTTAATAATAATTTGTTACTTTTGAGACCATTACATAATTAAGATGAAAAAACTAAGTTACATACTGATATTATTTGTCGCTGTAGCCTTGTTGAGCTCCTGTTCCGATAGTCATTGGTTTGATTTTGCCAAAAGTACGGGCGAAATTGTCAGAATTGAGCGTCCATTGGAAGGCACATTTGACACTTTGGTTTTTAACGATAACATAAACGTTGAGATTACAATTGGCAACGAATATAAGTTGGAATTGGAAGGCGGAGAAAATTTACTGCCCGGGATTGAAACTTCCGTTAAAGATAGCACTATTACTTTTTCCAATAAAAACAGATTTAATTGGGTTAGGTCGTACAAGCCAAAAATTAATGCATATCTGACTTTACCTTTCATTTCGCAAATGAGATACAAATCGGTAGGCACTATAACCAATACGGGTACTATTATGCAACCTTATCTTGATATACTGGGGACAGGCGGTTCGGGTTATATTAAACTTAACCTTAATGTCAACGAACTTAAATTAGCTTTGGTAAACGGAGCCATTGATGCCGACCTAAAAGGCAGAGTTGGAGCTCTTTACGCTTTTAACGACGGATTAGGCGTTTTTAGATGCTATGAGCTTAATACAGGATTTTTGTACATTACTAATAAAGCTGCAAACAACTGCTACGTTACTGCTACTAACACTATTGAATACGTAATTGAAGGCGTTGGAGATATTTACCTAAAAGGCAATCCACCTAATATAAGCGGTACTGCAAGTGGAGGAGGAAAATTGGTGATGAGTGAATAGTGGTGGGTGGTGGTTGGAGAATGGTGGTGGGTGGTGGCTTGTCCCGAGAATTCGGGAGTGGTGGATGGTGAGTGGTGAGTGGTGGCTTGTCCCGAGAATTCGGGAGTGATGGGTGATGAGTGGTGAGTGGTTGGAAGTCAGGAGTTCTGTCCCGAAGTTTCGGGAGAGTTCTGAGTATCGAGTACCGTGACTCCTAACTCGTAACTCCTCACTCAGAACTAGCCAAAAGCCAACGGCTAACAGCCAACAGCTATATTGTTAAATATTCGCTTTGCAAAAGCGAGCGAGCGTCAATAAAAAAAATCTGCTGGCGCGCTTTTGTAAAGCGTGCCTACAAACTCGAAACTCGAAACTCGAAACTCCTAACTAACCCGCAACTCGTAACCCGTAACCCGCAACCCATAACAGCCCATTACTCCAAAGTGTCTCATTTTGAGACTTTAGCACCCGCTCGCTTTGCAAAAGCGAGCGAGCGTCGATAATAAAAATTTGCTGGCGCGCTTTTGTAAAGCGTGCCGGCAAACTCGAAACTCGCAACTCGAAACTCCTAACTAACCCGCAACTCGTAACCCGTAACCCGTAACTCGAAACTCCTAACTAACCCGTAACCCGTAACCCGCACCTCGCACCTCGCACCCCGCACCCCGCAACTCGTAACTCGCAACCCGTACCCCGTACCCCGTACCCCGCAACCCATAACAGCCAATTACTGCAAAATTTCTCATTTTGAGAATTTAGTGTTTCTAGTTACACTTCAATATTTCGGCTACTATTTTTTGTTTCAACATTTCGGCTAAGCTAACAACCACAGCGCAAAGCTCGAAGTTGCAACCAATTTTTAATTACAAATTAAAAATTGTTAAAAAATTTTTAACAATTTTTTAACATGGAAATAAAATTAATATACTTTTGTGCCTTATAGTTTTTCTGCAACACCTTGGTTCAGACAAACTAACAGTATTAAAACCAATTATTAATTAATCAATTCAAGCTATGAAAAAAATTGTACTCTTAGCTACATTTATTGTAGGCATGGCATTTAGCACTGTTTCTTATGGTCAAACATTAGCATACACGTTTGATCTTAACAACCTAACCTACACACAAGATTTTACTATCCCGAGCTACCCCTACGAAATTTATCCAACAGGTTGGAAAGGAATTAAAGCAGGTGGTACGTACCACTACTACGAAATAGGCGAAGATATTCCATTGGATTGCACAACCGGTGAAGGCGCAGATAATTCTGGCGTTTACCTTGTTGGTCCGCCTTATTATAGTAATTTCACCGAAAGAGCTTTTGGCTCAAGGGCTGATGAAATGATAGTTCCGGCTTTTGGAGCTGTATTTAAAAACAATACGGGTTATAAAATTATCAAAATTGATTTCTCGGGTTTTTGCGAACAATGGCGTACCGGAGGTTACTCTTACGTTCATGAAATTACATATTTTGAAATTAGCTTTAATGCTAACGACCTTTACGATCCTGATGCAACTTGGATAAAATTAAGCAGTTTTGACCTTAAAGAAATTAGACATGATCTTTCGACCGCATCACAAGGTATAGATGGTAACTTGGATGATAACAGGGAATATATTAGTGCAAGCTACGAAAATGCACAGTGGCAACCAGGCAGTAATATGTGGATACGCTGGACTGATGTCGATGACGATGGCTTAGACGCACTAATGGCTATTGACGACCTTTGTATTACGGTTACTCCTGACGTTAAGGCTATTCCGCAAGGGATTGCACACAATTTCGACCTTTACAACATGACCTATAATCAAAATTTCGACGGTATGGGAACCGGCGGGACAAACTATCCTACAGGTTGGTTAGGATTTCAAGGTGGTGGCAACAATCCAATAATGATAGGTACAACCCTTCCGATAGAAGTTACTGACGGCTCAAGTGGAAATGGGGGCATGTTCAATGTTGGTACATCCGGCGAAAACGATAGAGCTTTGGGGTCAGTATCCTTTTATGGGATGACGGTTCCGGTATTCGGAGCTGTATTAAAAAACAGTACATGCAGAACTATTTCAAAATTAGACTTCTCGGGCTATTGCGAGCAATGGCGTACCGGTGGTATGAGTAGCATAGATGAGGTTCATAAGTTTGAAATCAGCAATGACGCTACTTGCCTTAATGACACTAGTGCCACCTGGTCAAGGGTGAGCAGTTTTGACCTTAAAGAAAAGTTAACAACCACAAACGGTTCGTACGCAGTAAATGGTAACTTGGCTGACAACAAGATGCAAATTACTGCATCTGTAATTGTAGACTGGCCACATAACACAAAAGTGTGGATACGTTGGTCTGACGACCAAGTATTTGCCAACAACTCATTATTAGCTATCGACGACCTTTCAATTACAGCCACTTTGGCAGACCCAGTATTAAACGTTACTCGTCCCGATATAGGGGCTAGATGGGAACAAGGCTCAACTTACCATATTAGATGGCTACAAGCAAGTATTGTCGATGGTGTTAAAATTGAAATTAAAAATACTGCATCAAGCACTTGGAATACCTTAGCAGAAAACATAACTCCAACTAATGGCTTTTGGGCTTGGAACATTCCTGCCGACTACCCAACGGGTACCTATAAAATTAAGTTAACAGCAGGTTCAAAAGTAGCAGAGAGCGTAATTTTTAATATTGTAGCACCTATCCTACAAGTAGCACATGTATTTGACGTTAACAACGCAACCTACAATGAAAATTTCGACGGCATGGGACCCACCGGAACAAATTATCTAACAGGTTGGAAGGGAGTTGGTATATATCATGCTGGTGGTAGTAGCAATCTTCTGTTACAAATTTCCAACGGTGATCCAGCCGTTGCCGGCGAAGTATTCAATACCGGTTCATCCGGCGATACCGATAGAGCTTTGGGAACAAGAACAAACGAATCACAGTCACGGCAGCCATGTATCGGAGCTGTATTTAAAAACAATACCGGCTCAAGTATTAAATATATTGATTTCTCCGGTTTTTGCGAACAATGGAGCACAGTAGGATGGAATCCTATGTCCGGTAGCTACGATGAGGTTCATGCTTTTGAAGTCAGTTTCAATGCTAGAGATATTGACGATAAATTGGCTACTTGGGAATCTGTTAATTTTCACCTTTATGAAATTGTAAAGAATAGTTACCAAACTGTAGCTGTAGATGGTAATTCGGATACTTACAGAAAACCTATAAGTAATAATAATTATTATACAAACCATAATTGGGAACAAGGTGCCAATATGTGGATACGCTGGACTGACGACGATCCAAAAAAGGGCAAAAATTCACTACTTGCTATCGACGACCTTTCAATTGCAGTTACTCCGGCTCCGTTTATAAATGTTATTTCCCCAAAAACAGGAGATAAATGGCAAGGAGGCTCGTACTTTAATATTAAATGGTCGCATGCAGGTATGACCGAAGGTGTAAAAATTGAACTAAAAAATTTAACAGCCGGCTCAGAATGGACAACCTTAGCCGAAAACGTACCTATAAGTAAAGGCTCTTGGGAATGGGCAATTCCGCACAGTCAACAGGTAGCTTCGTACAGAATTAGATTAACAGCCGGTGGAATATCTGTGGAGAGTGAAATTTTTTCTGTTGAAAATAGATATATATTCATTGAAGCTCCCGGAGTTATTGGCGAACTTAATAAATGGGTAAAAGGCACTACACATGATATTGTGTGGGCTATAGCTGAAGTTATGTCGGGTAACGTAAAAATAGAACTTACCCGCAATGCATCTGCAGCTAATCCCGTTTGGGAAGTGCTTGTAGCTTCGGTTCCGGTAGCAAACCGAGCTTGGACTTGGAATATTACGCAAGACGCAAGCAACGACTGTAAGATTAGAATAACGCATGAATTACGCGATTATTCGGCAGAAAGTGTGACATTTAGTATTATAGACCCTGCAGATGTGCCTAAAATAT
It encodes the following:
- a CDS encoding HDIG domain-containing protein — translated: MKTKFKKIISGITYSGVKKVLLFVVAIVLVMIMLPKQQKFKYDYFLGKPWKYDDFYAIDDIAILKPEDELEKERQKVSEESLPYYTRNTYIQDSVKIELKNYLYSIDTSPELSHKRSAFFSKNKEKILSLGSRLLDSVYNKGIILLNENASEKLSAENADNIMLMIGNNKVQVHNKNDFHNIASANNYFINNLKNQPEEVSKRLLPVLQRLLTYNINFSQSYTQLHYDQSISRISLTRGVIQKGERVVARGEIVNQTKFLALETIRQNYESQQIDKKHYTNTLIGQLILVCIAFATIALYLFTFNNKLFNSDKSIGLLLFLILLVVGMVILSLKLAPEFLLIVPIPVVPLMIRLFFDSKTAIFVHVLVMVILSFIVPNNIVFLFTELVVGVVAIISIVSLERRSQLFTTSLIIFISYSLIYTGFYLIQEGTLQGINFVSYIILFVSSLLTMLVYPLLFLFEKLFRITTNITYFELTDTNHPLLRELSLKAPGTFQHSLMVSNMVEEACIAIGANSLLGRVGALYHDIGKIDNPQFFIENQTSGYNPHDDIEYTESAKIIVGHVIKGIEKARAQRIPNEVIDFIRTHHGTRCAQYFYNKYKIANPDKEPDEKIFRYHGPIPQTKETSILMIVDPVEAASRTLKTPTEQNIVELIENVVKTIIDAKQFDNSELTLQEIDMVKKVLKSRLMSIYHVRIEYPVVK
- the fabF gene encoding beta-ketoacyl-ACP synthase II, which codes for MNLKRVVVTGLGSVTPIGNTVQSYWESLVNGVSGAGPITHFDASKFKTQFGCEVKDFDPLQYLDRKEARKLDLYTIYGMVASQEAVDMSNLLNDNVDCDRVGVIWASGIGGMNTMYNEVEEFLQGDGTPRFNPLMVPKMIADIAAGQISIKYGFRGPNYAIVSACASSAHAMIDAFNYIRLGKANAFVTGGSEAAINIPGVGGFNAMHAISTRNDDPKTASRPFDKDRDGFVLGEGAGALIFEELEHALARGAKIYCEVAGAGMTGDAHHITAPHPEGHGAIKGMKLALEDANLSTTDVDHINTHGTSTPLGDIAEITAILSVFGEHSSKLAVNSTKSMTGHLLGAAGAIEAIASIMAMQNGIVPPTINHFTDDPEINQDVNIVYNKALKKDLNVVLSNTFGFGGHNASIIFKKFVK
- a CDS encoding DUF2807 domain-containing protein, producing the protein MKKLSYILILFVAVALLSSCSDSHWFDFAKSTGEIVRIERPLEGTFDTLVFNDNINVEITIGNEYKLELEGGENLLPGIETSVKDSTITFSNKNRFNWVRSYKPKINAYLTLPFISQMRYKSVGTITNTGTIMQPYLDILGTGGSGYIKLNLNVNELKLALVNGAIDADLKGRVGALYAFNDGLGVFRCYELNTGFLYITNKAANNCYVTATNTIEYVIEGVGDIYLKGNPPNISGTASGGGKLVMSE
- a CDS encoding ribonuclease III domain-containing protein encodes the protein MFLHKLRLIKYNAHNRRIFLFVRSIFGFYPKNIKLYDIALRHKSKSIDEHKNHKVTNERLEFLGDSVINLIIADYLFKRYPLKDEGFLTEMRSRLVCRNRLNELSDDLGITIAIDTVRPIPNNCSIKGNALEALIGAMYIDKGYNFTYNIVVKKIIPNYIDIEDVEQTDTNYKKQVINFAQKYNLDIDFVLCQTDASIGFEVDVVIDGNTVGHGRGSSIKLAEQDAAHNSIGYIEEKEQLYSCCEKS
- a CDS encoding acyloxyacyl hydrolase; this translates as MEFIRKKISFVLVAIALLMSSYLFGQSKNKWMENVLVETRLNYGFLINHHLEMEIYNSHFPMFEVNIGKETFGKKRWHSYYLYPFLGLSYQYSHLGNSNILGSSHAVFPYINYPLFRNGRESLNFRVGLGLAYLTKCYDRIDNYKYIAIGSHINAAANFILEYRYEVSTRLQTSIGLSLTHFSNGSTKNPNYGINIPTIDASLAYRLKRKENYREYKILPDLYIFEFPKPKSFDFNANFNVAFKDMENINNRKFMIYNFAFTTMKRISYKSSFGVALDVTSHGADYYMADYDSIEYKRESQLLRLGGSAMYKLSMSKLHYYGGFGFYFSGKVVLWESYFKIGLQYDINDFLFADLTLRTNFGKADFVGLGLGYKFTYYGDGRKHRGGG
- a CDS encoding porin, whose amino-acid sequence is MKKLIAALLFIFVVNVPNLYSQEYLEDEDPPDAVLSGSLKTKWEINTENNKMRFEVRNARFGTRGSLNEHLSYRAEVDLSDEGKIKMLDAYIKFTPITNLDIYLGQRKVPFGSDYMRDPVQNMFANRSFVAKYVNNGLRDIGFAASYKFDCKIPIELWGSIMNGTGGNNPEWIVKPNYSTRLLVTPLKNLRVVANLYKGNTILEQDLFMIGGELRYKSQRLLVEMEYLERSYNDTTATKIHQDAFYIHSLYHFPINTKIFKYINPLIRYDYMGSKLYKTINAERITAGVNLGLFPKQFLGEIRLNYEKYLNGYLPIHFDKFTVEFVLSF
- a CDS encoding acyl carrier protein produces the protein MTDVANRIKAIIVEKLGVEESEVVPTANFATDLGADSLDTVELIMEFEKEFNIAIPDEEAEKIVTVGDAINYLEKSLK